One Trachemys scripta elegans isolate TJP31775 chromosome 4, CAS_Tse_1.0, whole genome shotgun sequence genomic region harbors:
- the LOC117876516 gene encoding NACHT, LRR and PYD domains-containing protein 3-like yields MSEDKTLTDILVQQLEDLEKKDLKKFKHKLSDFRYEGTKRKIPRSKLENADEMDVASLLIEFYGEDSAANVAIEIFTKIGLKNSAVKLQEEKETDYRPKYKEHTREKYQLIEERNNQVGECVELNTRYTKLLIVKEHRDQKERKHEIRAKGKEHAEIMAKRASSTKLETLFDASGNRQTPLRTIVLQGAAGIGKTMLAKKLMVDWAFGKLYPGKFDYIFYINSREMNCISERRSVADLILNNCPDRNAPIKDILVNPEKLLFIIDGFDVLKFSFDQQESSLCTDPCQTKPVEIILSSLLRKTILPKSYLIITTRPTALDKLRQCLKFPHIATILGFSEEDRKEYFCKFFANAIQAKQALDFVKENEMLFTMCFAPIVCWILCTVMKQQMESGEDLAKSSKTTTSVYMLFLSSLLDNHSNSKESVHTDLKKLCSLAADGILNNKILFEEEDARKHGLDGSDIQSLFLTKNVFQKDIGFESVYSFIHLSFQEFFAALFYLLVEDKEKGCDSVTLKKDVNEILKNYGKSRENSFTLTVRFLFGLLNKERMNHTEKIFGCKISPEIKQNLLKWFGSVAKRSCGLTFRSVQEKQFQLELLHCLYEIQEEEFVKSAMDHFQEIGLSNIPFTKIDHMVLSFCIKNCRNEQSLSLNDCTFGLEEQEERQESVLRKELEEKEPKYSPPHLLCQALKDPGCKLKKISLGCCRLTSACCEDLASALKTNQSLKELDLSGNKLGETGIKLLCKGLKHQNCSVQKLGLRGRSLTATSLGDLASVLTKNQSLTELDLSYSKWGDLGVKLLYKALKHPNCKLQKIKLECCLLTAACCDDLASVLGTNQTLTELDLRNNELRDSGVKHLCAGLKRENCKIQKLVLSNCYFTVVCCGALSAVLSKSLSLRELDVCYNKLGDAGMKLLCDGLRQPDCKLQKLRLTGCGLTPACCEDLSVVITTNQSLTELNINHDALGDSGMKRLRDGLNSASCKLQTLLLNGEVIKRDGDGKGEEGYNGDEDYNGDEDYSGDEDYNPEDHL; encoded by the exons ATTACAGACCAAAGTATAAGGAACATACACGAGAAAAATACCAACTAATAGAAGAGAGGAACAATCAAGTTGGAGAGTGTGTGGAACTAAACACAAGATACACAAAGCTGCTGATTGTAAAGGAACATCGTGACCAGAAGGAGAGAAAGCACGAAATAAGAGCCAAAGGGAAAGAGCATGCAGAAATCATGGCAAAGCGAGCTAGTTCTACTAAACTGGAGACTTTATTTGATGCTAGTGGAAACAGGCAAACACCACTGAGAACCattgtgctgcagggagctgctgggatTGGAAAAACAATGTTAGCCAAGAAGCTCATGGTAGACTGGGCATTTGGAAAACTCTATCCTGGCAAGTTTGATTACATCTTCTACATCAATAGCAGGGAAATGAACTGTATTTCTGAGCGTCGAAGCGTTGCAGATCTGATTTTAAACAATTGTCCTGACAGAAACGCACCCATCAAAGATATTTTGGTGAATCCAGAGAAGCTTTTGTTCATAATTGATGGttttgatgtacttaaattttccTTTGATCAGCAAGAAAGTAGTCTGTGCACTGATCCCTGTCAGACAAAGCCAGTGGAAATCATACTGAGCAGTTTATTAAGGAAAACGATTCTTCCAAAATCCTACTTAATAATCACTACGAGACCCACCGCTCTGGATAAACTCCGGCAGTGTCTGAAGTTTCCCCATATTGCAACAATCCTGGGATTCTCTGAAGAGGACAGGAAGGAGTATTTCTGCAAATTCTTTGCAAATGCCATACAAGCAAAACAAGCTCTAGATTTTGTAAAAGAGAATGAAATGCTCTTCACCATGTGCTTTGCTCCCATCGTATGCTGGATCCTGTGCACGGTGATGAAACAACAGATGGAGAGCGGAGAAGATCTAGCCAAAAGCTCAAAAACAACCACCTCGGTATACATGCTCTTTCTGTCCAGTTTATTAGATAACCATTCCAATTCAAAGGAATCCGTACACACTGACCTGAAGAAGCTATGCTCCTTAGCTGCAGATGGGATCTTGAACAATAAAATACTGTTTGAAGAAGAAGATGCGAGGAAGCATGGTTTGGATGGATCTGACATTCAGTCCCTCTTTCTCACTAAGAATGTTTTCCAAAAAGATATCGGCTTTGAAAGTGTCTACAGCTTCATTCACTTAAGTTTCCAAGAGTTCTTTGCAGCTTTGTTCTATCTCTTGGTGGAAGATAAAGAAAAAGGGTGTGATTCAGTGACTCTGAAGAAAGATGtgaatgaaattttgaaaaattatggAAAATCTAGAGAAAATTCTTTTACCTTGACGGTACGTTTCCTGTTTGGTCTCTTAAACAAAGAGagaatgaatcacacagagaaaatcTTTGGCTGTAAAATTTCACCTGAAATTAAACAGAATTTATTGAAGTGGTTTGGATCTGTAGCAAAAAGAAGCTGTGGTCTGACCTTCAGATCCGTCCAGGAAAAGCAGTTTCAGCTTGAGTTGCTTCACTGTTTGTACGAGATTCAGGAAGAAGAGTTTGTCAAAAGTGCAATGGATCATTTCCAAGAAATTGGTCTGAGCAatattccctttacaaaaatcgaCCACATGGTTCTTTCATTCTGCATAAAGAATTGTCGTAATGAGCAGTCGCTCTCTCTGAACGATTGTACGTTTGGACTGGAAGAGCAGGAGGAAAGACAAGAGTCAGTGCTACGAAA gGAGTTGGAGGAGAAGGAGCCAAAATATTCCCCACCTCACCTTTTGTGTCAAGCACTGAAGGATCCAGGCTGTAAACTAAAGAAAATATC CTTAGGATGCTGCCGTCTCACCTCCGCTTGTTGTGAGGATCTCGCCTCTGCTCTCAAGACAAACCAGTCTCTGAAAGAGCTGGACCTGAGCGGTAACAAACTGGGGGAAACAGGGATTAAATTGCTCTGTAAGGGACTGAAACATCAAAACTGCAGTGTTCAGAAATTGGG GCTGAGGGGTCGCAGTCTCACCGCTACTTCCTTGGGCGATCTCGCCTCTGTGCTCACTAAAAACCAGAGCCTGACAGAGCTGGACCTGAGCTATAGTAAATGGGGAGATTTAGGAGTGAAGCTGCTGTACAAAGCACTGAAGCATCCGAACTGTAAACTACAGAAAATAAA GCTGGAGTGTTGCCTTCTCACAGCTGCTTGTTGCGATGACCTTGCCTCTGTTCTCGGTACCAACCAGACCCTGACGGAGCTGGACCTGAGAAATAATGAGCTGAGGGATTCTGGAGTGAAACATCTGTGTGCCGGACTGAAACGAGAGAACTGTAAAATACAGAAACTCGT GCTGTCCAACTGTTATTTCACAGTAGTTTGTTGTGGGGCTCTCTCTGCTGTTCTCAGTAAAAGCCTGTCCCTGAGAGAGCTGGACGTGTGCTATAATAAACTGGGAGATGCAGGAATGAAGCTGCTGTGTGATGGGCTGAGACAGCCAGACTGCAAACTACAGAAACTAAG GCTGACCGGGTGTGGTCTGACACCTGCTTGTTGCGAAGATCTTTCTGTTGTCATAACTACAAACCAGTCACTGACAGAGCTGAATATCAATCACGATGCGCTGGGAGATTCGGGAATGAAACGGCTGCGTGATGGACTGAACAGCGCAAGCTGTAAGCTGCAGACACTGCT CTTGAATGGAGAAGTTATTAAGAGAGATGGAGATGGCAAGGGTGAAGAAGGCTATAATGGCGATGAAGACTACAATGGTGATGAAGACTACAGTGGCGATGAAGACTACAATCCTGAAGATCATCTCTGA
- the PGGHG gene encoding protein-glucosylgalactosylhydroxylysine glucosidase isoform X2 — protein sequence MADGGTDPAVFTSSTLPSDPRLLATVTNAYLGTRVYRDILHVNGVYNGAVGDTHRADVPSLVNVRINMPGEDGLTETFTLNTRTGTFSHLLQSPGYTATHRIYAHHSLVHLLAFSITIKRSTIKGPPVTVQLQMQFTPQSRDLDLHKGQDFQGAQYIYGKTLIPEVEGAPQPIVHMIWTPVPQAVTLPGEEQERTWEFLTAVAESEEEVKRCFSEGTSLIAAGSLYSSHTQAWAALWKGCRVDVDGPLPLRQALYGCLYYLLSAIPPLDSPDFLFHGISPGGLSNGTQGEDYWGHVFWDQDTWVYPNILLFYPEAARAILKYRIRALGGALKNAQEQGYKGAKFPWESAATGQEVCPEEIYGAQEVHINGDVLLAFEQYYHTTQDQKLFREEGAWDVVSMVAQYWCSRVVWSQEEQCYHIKGVMPPDEYHYSVDNSVYTNAVAQRSLNFAADVARDFQIPVPEEWQEVAKKVKVPFDAARNYHPEYDGYSPGKQVKQADVVLLGYPMMYPMSSEVRRNDLEMYEPVTELDGPAMTWSMFAVGWMELKEIQRAQSQLNKCFNNITEPFKIWVENSDGSGAVNFLTGMGGFLQAILFGYTGFRITKSSLNFDPICPDNISKLKVTGVSYLGSKLNFTLTKENVRIKVTKSSRDPQLAPLEAVLVASGQRIPLPEGQSVSFATAAGWIQRAPTETF from the exons ATGGCAGATGGTGGGACAGATCCTGCTGTGTTCACCTCCAGCACTCTGCCCTCAGATCCCCGCCTCCTtgcaacagtgaccaatgcctaCCTGGGCACCCGAGTTTATAGGGACATCCTCCATGTAAACGGGGTGTATAATGGGGCAGTGGGGGACACTCACCGTGCCGATGTCCCTAGCCTTGTCAACGTCAGAATCAACATGCCTGGTGAGGATGGACTGACAGAGACCTTCACTTTGAACACCAGGACAG GGACTTTCAGCCACTTGCTTCAGTCACCAGGTTACACCGCCACCCACAGGATCTACGCCCACCACTCCCTTGTACACCTGCTGGCCTTCAGCATCACCATCAAGCGATCGACTATCAAAGGCCCGCCAGTGACTGTGCAGCTCCAGATGCAATTCACGCCACAGAGCCGAGATCTGGACTTGCACAAGGGGCAGGACTTCCAGGGAGCTCA ATATATCTATGGGAAAACTTTGATCCCTGAGGTGgagggggctccccagcccatTGTGCACATGATCTGGACTCCAGTGCCGCAGGCTGTGACCCTgccaggggaggagcaggagagaaCCTGGGAGTTCCTGACCGCCGTGGCAGAGAGTGAAGAGGAAGTGAAGAGGTGCTTTAGCGAAGGAACGTCCCTGATTGCTGCTGGCTCCTTATACTCCTCTCACACCCAGGCCTGGGCAGCACTCTGGAAAGGATGCCGGGTCGATGTAGATGGGCCTCTCCCTTTGAGGCAGGCCCTGTATGGATGTCTCTATTACCTACTGAGTGCAATTCCTCCCCTGGATTCTCCTGACTTCCTCTTCCATGGAATCAGCCCCGGCGGGTTATCCAATGGCACGCAGGGAGAAGACTACTGGGGGCACGTCTTCTGGGACCAG GACACGTGGGTATACCCAAACATCCTGTTATTTTACCCTGAAGCAGCCCGAGCCATCCTGAAGTACCGTATTCGAGCACTAGGTGGAGCCCTGAAGAACGCCCAGGAGCAGGGATACAAG GGTGCTAAGTTCCCTTGGGAGAGCGCAGCCACGGGCCAGGAAGTCTGCCCTGAAGAGATTTATGGAGCTCAAGAAGTTCACATCAATGGGGATGTTTTGCTGGCATTTGAGCAGTATTATCACACCACACAG GACCAGAAGCTGTTCAGggaggaaggagcctgggacgTGGTCAGTATGGTGGCTCAGTACTGGTGCAGCAGGGTGGTGTGGAGTCAGGAGGAGCAGTGCTACCACATCAAAG gTGTCATGCCCCCCGATGAGTATCACTACAGTGTCGATAACTCTGTTTACACCAATGCCGTGGCCCAGAGGAG CTTGAACTTTGCAGCCGACGTGGCCCGTGATTTCCAGATCCCTGTCCCTGAGGAGTGGCAGGAGGTTGCCAAGAAAGTCAAAGTGCCGTTTGATGCAGCCAGGAACTACCATCCAGAGTACGACGGGTACAGCCCAG GTAAGCAGGTGAAACAAGCTGATGTTGTCTTGCTTGGATACCCAATGATGTATCCCATGAGCTCTGAAGTCCGAAGGAACGACCTGGAGATGTATGAACCTGTCACTGAGCTGGATGGGCCAGCCATGACCTGG AGCATGTTTGCGGTTGGCTGGATGGAGCTGAAGGAGATCCAGAGGGCGCAAAGTCAACTGAACAAGTGTTTCAACAACATCACCGAGCCATTCAAG ATCTGGGTGGAGAACTCCGACGGGTCAGGAGCTGTGAATTTCCTGACAGGCATGGGGGGATTCCTGCAGGCCATCCTTTTCGGATACACGGGGTTCAG GATCACCAAGAGCAGCCTGAACTTCGACCCCATATGCCCAGACAACATCAGCAAACTCAAAGTCACTGGAGTCTCTTATCTTGGAAGCAAGTTGAACTTCACACTCACCAAAGAGAACGTTAGGATAAAGGTGACAAAGTCCTCCCGTGACCCGCAGCTGGCCCCCCTGGAGGCTGTGCTGGTAGCATCGGGGCAGCGCATTCCTTTGCCCGAAG
- the PGGHG gene encoding protein-glucosylgalactosylhydroxylysine glucosidase isoform X1, whose translation MADGGTDPAVFTSSTLPSDPRLLATVTNAYLGTRVYRDILHVNGVYNGAVGDTHRADVPSLVNVRINMPGEDGLTETFTLNTRTGTFSHLLQSPGYTATHRIYAHHSLVHLLAFSITIKRSTIKGPPVTVQLQMQFTPQSRDLDLHKGQDFQGAQYIYGKTLIPEVEGAPQPIVHMIWTPVPQAVTLPGEEQERTWEFLTAVAESEEEVKRCFSEGTSLIAAGSLYSSHTQAWAALWKGCRVDVDGPLPLRQALYGCLYYLLSAIPPLDSPDFLFHGISPGGLSNGTQGEDYWGHVFWDQDTWVYPNILLFYPEAARAILKYRIRALGGALKNAQEQGYKGAKFPWESAATGQEVCPEEIYGAQEVHINGDVLLAFEQYYHTTQDQKLFREEGAWDVVSMVAQYWCSRVVWSQEEQCYHIKGVMPPDEYHYSVDNSVYTNAVAQRSLNFAADVARDFQIPVPEEWQEVAKKVKVPFDAARNYHPEYDGYSPGKQVKQADVVLLGYPMMYPMSSEVRRNDLEMYEPVTELDGPAMTWSMFAVGWMELKEIQRAQSQLNKCFNNITEPFKVRQIWVENSDGSGAVNFLTGMGGFLQAILFGYTGFRITKSSLNFDPICPDNISKLKVTGVSYLGSKLNFTLTKENVRIKVTKSSRDPQLAPLEAVLVASGQRIPLPEGQSVSFATAAGWIQRAPTETF comes from the exons ATGGCAGATGGTGGGACAGATCCTGCTGTGTTCACCTCCAGCACTCTGCCCTCAGATCCCCGCCTCCTtgcaacagtgaccaatgcctaCCTGGGCACCCGAGTTTATAGGGACATCCTCCATGTAAACGGGGTGTATAATGGGGCAGTGGGGGACACTCACCGTGCCGATGTCCCTAGCCTTGTCAACGTCAGAATCAACATGCCTGGTGAGGATGGACTGACAGAGACCTTCACTTTGAACACCAGGACAG GGACTTTCAGCCACTTGCTTCAGTCACCAGGTTACACCGCCACCCACAGGATCTACGCCCACCACTCCCTTGTACACCTGCTGGCCTTCAGCATCACCATCAAGCGATCGACTATCAAAGGCCCGCCAGTGACTGTGCAGCTCCAGATGCAATTCACGCCACAGAGCCGAGATCTGGACTTGCACAAGGGGCAGGACTTCCAGGGAGCTCA ATATATCTATGGGAAAACTTTGATCCCTGAGGTGgagggggctccccagcccatTGTGCACATGATCTGGACTCCAGTGCCGCAGGCTGTGACCCTgccaggggaggagcaggagagaaCCTGGGAGTTCCTGACCGCCGTGGCAGAGAGTGAAGAGGAAGTGAAGAGGTGCTTTAGCGAAGGAACGTCCCTGATTGCTGCTGGCTCCTTATACTCCTCTCACACCCAGGCCTGGGCAGCACTCTGGAAAGGATGCCGGGTCGATGTAGATGGGCCTCTCCCTTTGAGGCAGGCCCTGTATGGATGTCTCTATTACCTACTGAGTGCAATTCCTCCCCTGGATTCTCCTGACTTCCTCTTCCATGGAATCAGCCCCGGCGGGTTATCCAATGGCACGCAGGGAGAAGACTACTGGGGGCACGTCTTCTGGGACCAG GACACGTGGGTATACCCAAACATCCTGTTATTTTACCCTGAAGCAGCCCGAGCCATCCTGAAGTACCGTATTCGAGCACTAGGTGGAGCCCTGAAGAACGCCCAGGAGCAGGGATACAAG GGTGCTAAGTTCCCTTGGGAGAGCGCAGCCACGGGCCAGGAAGTCTGCCCTGAAGAGATTTATGGAGCTCAAGAAGTTCACATCAATGGGGATGTTTTGCTGGCATTTGAGCAGTATTATCACACCACACAG GACCAGAAGCTGTTCAGggaggaaggagcctgggacgTGGTCAGTATGGTGGCTCAGTACTGGTGCAGCAGGGTGGTGTGGAGTCAGGAGGAGCAGTGCTACCACATCAAAG gTGTCATGCCCCCCGATGAGTATCACTACAGTGTCGATAACTCTGTTTACACCAATGCCGTGGCCCAGAGGAG CTTGAACTTTGCAGCCGACGTGGCCCGTGATTTCCAGATCCCTGTCCCTGAGGAGTGGCAGGAGGTTGCCAAGAAAGTCAAAGTGCCGTTTGATGCAGCCAGGAACTACCATCCAGAGTACGACGGGTACAGCCCAG GTAAGCAGGTGAAACAAGCTGATGTTGTCTTGCTTGGATACCCAATGATGTATCCCATGAGCTCTGAAGTCCGAAGGAACGACCTGGAGATGTATGAACCTGTCACTGAGCTGGATGGGCCAGCCATGACCTGG AGCATGTTTGCGGTTGGCTGGATGGAGCTGAAGGAGATCCAGAGGGCGCAAAGTCAACTGAACAAGTGTTTCAACAACATCACCGAGCCATTCAAGGTCAGGCAG ATCTGGGTGGAGAACTCCGACGGGTCAGGAGCTGTGAATTTCCTGACAGGCATGGGGGGATTCCTGCAGGCCATCCTTTTCGGATACACGGGGTTCAG GATCACCAAGAGCAGCCTGAACTTCGACCCCATATGCCCAGACAACATCAGCAAACTCAAAGTCACTGGAGTCTCTTATCTTGGAAGCAAGTTGAACTTCACACTCACCAAAGAGAACGTTAGGATAAAGGTGACAAAGTCCTCCCGTGACCCGCAGCTGGCCCCCCTGGAGGCTGTGCTGGTAGCATCGGGGCAGCGCATTCCTTTGCCCGAAG